From a single Brassica oleracea var. oleracea cultivar TO1000 chromosome C5, BOL, whole genome shotgun sequence genomic region:
- the LOC106292788 gene encoding protein FAR1-RELATED SEQUENCE 5, translating into MEGNLLRGKDVVETMENIVTEEASSVVEPFIGMEFESEEAAKSFYDSYAKSTGFVMRVDAFRRSMRDGTVVWRKLVCNKEGFRRSRPRRSESRKPRAITREGCKALIVVKKDKSGKWIVTKFVKEHNHPLLSLLANARRSSHISQSPDEKDAKIRELSTELSRERKRCAALQQQLDMVLNVMEEHANHLSVNINNVIQSVKEIESITFTKSLIS; encoded by the exons A TGGAGGGGAACCTTTTACGTGGAAAAGACGTAGTAGAGACGATGGAGAATATAGTAACAGAAGAAGCTTCTTCAGTTGTGGAGCCTTTCATTGGTATGGAGTTTGAATCAGAAGAAGCTGCAAAGTCTTTCTACGACAGTTACGCTAAAAGCACTGGTTTCGTTATGAGAGTGGATGCTTTCAGGAGGTCAATGCGAGACGGGACCGTGGTGTGGCGCAAACTCGTGTGTAACAAAGAAGGGTTCCGTAGATCAAGACCTAGGAGAAGCGAGAGCAGGAAGCCTCGTGCTATAACAAGAGAAGGATGTAAGGCTTTGATCGTGGTGAAGAAAGACAAGTCCGGAAAATGGATCGTCACTAAGTTTGTGAAAGAACATAATCATCCTCTCTTGTCTCTACTTGCTAACGCTCGCCGGAGTTCACATATCTCTCAATCACCG GACGAGAAAGACGCAAAGATTAGGGAGCTTAGCACAGAGCTGAGCCGAGAGAGAAAGCGTTGTGCTGCGTTGCAACAGCAACTTGATATGGTCCTAAACGTGATGGAAGAACATGCTAATCATCTCTCTGTCAATATCAATAATGTTATCCAAAGTGTAAAAGAAATAGAGTCCATTACTTTCACCAAATCCCTGATCAGCTGA
- the LOC106293836 gene encoding calmodulin-like protein 3, with product MDQTELSRIFQMFDRNGDGKITKQELNDSLENLGIYIPDKDLVQMIEKIDISGDGYVDIEEFGGLYQSIMDDRDEEEDIIEAFNVFDQNRDGFITVEELRSVLSSLGLKQGRTLEDCKRMISKVDVDGDGMVNFKEFKQMMKGGGFAALESSL from the coding sequence ATGGATCAAACAGAGCTTTCCCGGATATTCCAAATGTTCGACAGGAACGGTGACGGCAAAATCACCAAACAAGAGCTGAACGATTCGTTAGAGAATCTCGGAATCTACATCCCGGACAAAGACTTGGTGCAGATGATCGAGAAGATTGATATCAGCGGCGACGGGTACGTGGACATCGAAGAGTTCGGAGGGCTGTACCAGTCGATCATGGACGACAGAGACGAGGAGGAAGACATCATAGAGGCGTTCAACGTGTTTGATCAGAACCGTGATGGGTTCATCACGGTGGAAGAGCTGAGATCCGTGTTATCTTCCTTGGGGCTCAAGCAAGGAAGAACCCTAGAGGATTGTAAGAGGATGATAAGTAAAGTGGATGTTGATGGAGATGGGATGGTGAATTTCAAGGAGTTTAAACAAATGATGAAAGGTGGTGGATTTGCCGCTTTAGAATCAAGCTTGTGA
- the LOC106292564 gene encoding 2Fe-2S ferredoxin, with the protein MATNLLKFSSQIRRLSPLTRSLTVRTSATSTGSSGSKKVSDRIVKLSAIDADGDKKDIIGLSGQTLLRALTHTGLIDPLSHRLEDIDACSAECEVQIAEEWLEKLPPRTYDEEYVLKRNSRSRVLNKHSRLGCQVVLTQELQGMVVAVPEAKPWDIP; encoded by the coding sequence ATGGCGACGAATCTCCTGAAATTCTCCTCTCAAATCCGCCGCCTCTCTCCACTCACCAGATCCCTAACCGTCCGCACCTCCGCCACATCCACCGGATCATCAGGATCGAAGAAAGTCTCCGACCGAATCGTCAAGCTCTCCGCGATCGATGCCGACGGAGACAAGAAGGACATCATCGGCCTCTCCGGCCAGACTCTCCTCCGCGCGCTCACCCACACCGGCCTGATCGATCCGCTGTCGCATAGGTTGGAGGACATCGACGCTTGCTCGGCCGAGTGCGAGGTCCAGATCGCTGAGGAGTGGCTCGAGAAGCTCCCGCCCCGTACCTACGACGAGGAGTACGTGCTGAAGCGTAACTCGAGATCACGTGTGCTGAACAAGCACTCGCGTCTCGGGTGTCAGGTTGTGTTGACGCAGGAGCTTCAAGGTATGGTTGTGGCTGTCCCTGAAGCTAAGCCTTGGGACATCCCGTAA
- the LOC106296071 gene encoding LOW QUALITY PROTEIN: integrator complex subunit 9-like (The sequence of the model RefSeq protein was modified relative to this genomic sequence to represent the inferred CDS: substituted 1 base at 1 genomic stop codon) translates to MELTCLSKGDGFHYPPCHMLNLSGFRILIDCPLDLLAITIFSPVPCDVGFEAYGQNDQNPIQKKQKLERQMTPDDLVSAEPWYKTVKTLHLWEVSLIDIVLISNPMGLLGLPFLTQHPRFCAKIYMTEATAKIGQLMMEDLVSMHMEFRRLHGPEDSSFPWWTKNLDGEQVPSVLKNLVFGESGDDLGSWMRLYSLDDVKSCMKKVQDVKFSEEVCYNGTLIIKALSSGLDIGDCNWLINGPNGSLSYVSDSIFVSHHSKNFDSHGLKGTDVMIYSGFSCLXTAEMTENDCISTISENNDECLAASLLDNEESLGELEKLAFVCSCAAESADAGGSTLITITRVGIVLQLLELMSNSLESSSLKVPIFVISSVAEELLAYANTIPEWLCEQRQEKLISGEPSFGHLKFIKDKKIHLFPAIHSPNLITSWQEPCIVFAPHWSLRLGPSVQLLQRWRGDPKSLLVLEDGISSGLGLLPFRPIAMKILQCSFLSGVRLQKLPTLLSFLQPKIVLVPDVVNQRINLSTVKTKSILNLFCLV, encoded by the exons ATGGAACTG ACTTGTCTGAGCAAAGGAGATGGCTTTCACTACCCACCTTGCCACATGCTGAACCTAAGCGGTTTCAGGATCTTGATCGACTGCCCTTTGGACCTTTTAGCAATCACAATCTTCTCTCCTGTTCCATGTGATGTGGGGTTTGAAGCTTATGGTCAGAATGATCAGAATCCAATTCAAAAGAAGCAGAAACTGGAGAGACAGATGACTCCTGATGACTTGGTATCCGCAGAGCCGTGGTACAAAACTGTCAAGACCTTGCATTTGTGGGAGGTTTCTTTAATTGATATAGTTCTCATCTCCAACCCTATGGGATTGCTTGGATTGCCATTCCTTACTCAACACCCAAGATTCTGCGCCAAG ATTTATATGACTGAAGCAACAGCTAAGATTGGTCAGCTCATGATGGAAGATCTTGTCTCTATGCACATGGAGTTCAGACGCTTACACGGACCTGAGGACTCTAGTTTTCCTTGGTGGACAAAGAATCTAGATGGTGAACAAGTGCCAAGTGTGCTTAAGAATCTTGTCTTTGGTGAGAGTGGTGATGATCTAGGCAGTTGGATGCGTCTCTACAG TTTAGATGACGTAAAGAGTTGCATGAAGAAGGTTCAAGATGTAAAGTTTTCAGAAGAAGTTTGTTATAATGGGACGTTGATCATTAAGGCTCTAAGTTCAGGTCTAGATATTGGGGATTGCAATTGGTTGATCAATGGCCCTAATGGAAGTTTAAGTTATGTGTCAGACTCCATCTTCGTTTCACATCATTCGAAAAATTTCGACTCCCATGGTCTCAAAGGAACAGATGTGATGATTTACTCTGGTTTCTCATGCCTCTAAACCGCAGAAATGACTGAGAATGATTGTATATCAACAATCAG TGAGAATAATGACGAGTGCTTGGCTGCTTCATTACTAGACAATGAAGAAAGCTTAGGAGAGCTAGAGAAACTAGCGTTTGTCTGCTCATGTGCTGCGGAATCTGCGGATGCTGGTGGCTCAACCTTAATAACGATTACTCGAGTGGGGATAGTTCTGCAGCTCCTTGAGCTAATGTCAAATTCTCTTGAGTCTTCTTCTCTAAAG GTTCCAATCTTTGTAATATCTTCTGTGGCAGAAGAGCTATTGGCATACGCAAACACCATACCAGAGTGGCTGTGTGAGCAACGACAGGAGAAG TTAATTTCAGGAGAACCATCATTTGGTCATCTTAAGTTCATTAAAGACAAGAAGATCCATTTGTTTCCTGCCATTCACTCACCTAACCTAAT AACAAGTTGGCAAGAACCATGCATAGTGTTTGCTCCTCACTGGAGTTTGCGGCTTGGTCCTTCTGTCCAGCTTCTTCAGCGTTGGCGTGGAGATCCAAAATCATTGCTTGTTCTTGAG GACGGTATAAGTTCAGGTTTAGGACTTCTCCCCTTCAGACCAATCGCTATGAAGATTCTCCAGTGTTCATTTCTTTCTGGAGTCAG GTTGCAGAAGCTCCCAACTCTTCTTTCCTTTTTGCAGCCAAAGATTGTTTTG GTCCCTGATGTTGTCAACCAGAGGATCAATCTTTCTACGGTGAAGACAAAATCTATCCTGAATTTGTTTTGTTTGGTGTAG
- the LOC106292789 gene encoding uncharacterized protein LOC106292789, translating to MAESEPKIEYTPTNVEPAVAMTSPASSSVATTSVHVSALDGLVNVNSLFTIAVFVGLSLATPGQHSLEQRSNCDASDDVAKKLLVFEVVSFSFFLFSSLVAQGLKLALNLLNSKDVDEIFRAHINIKVLRWGMMASAVGSVMGCLFMMLSMVNVIQIRLGLLSCGSKSAVQAVATLVTLVSSALLVYISTAFYAFWH from the exons ATGGCAGA ATCTGAGCCAAAAATCGAGTACACGCCGACCAACGTCGAACCCGCCGTCGCAATGACGTCACCGGCATCTTCCTCCGTCGCCACAACAAGCGTCCACGTAAGCGCACTCGACGGGCTCGTCAACGTGAACTCCCTCTTCACAATCGCCGTCTTCGTCGGCCTCTCCTTAGCCACCCCGGGACAGCACAGCCTCGAGCAGCGGTCAAACTGCGACGCGAGCGACGACGTGGCGAAGAAGCTGCTGGTCTTCGAAGTCGTCTCCTTCAGCTTCTTCCTCTTCTCCTCCCTCGTGGCTCAGGGTCTCAAGCTCGCGCTGAACCTCCTCAACAGCAAAGACGTGGACGAGATTTTCAGGGCGCATATCAACATCAAGGTGCTGAGATGGGGAATGATGGCGTCTGCGGTTGGATCTGTGATGGGTTGTTTGTTCATGATGCTCTCTATGGTTAATGTGATTCAGATCCGTTTGGGGTTGCTATCTTGCGGTAGTAAATCTGCGGTTCAGGCGGTTGCGACGCTTGTGACGCTGGTTTCCTCTGCTCTGTTGGTTTATATCTCTACTGCCTTTTACGCTTTTTGGCACTGA
- the LOC106292690 gene encoding uncharacterized protein LOC106292690: MIRILQISILCFFLVAGISISSSEEEEETIYKILQDNGLPSGIFPKGVTEFTFDGETGRFSVYLNQSCDAKYETELRYDTNITGTLSSANVTDLSGISAQDLFLWFPVKGIRVDVPSSGLIYFDVGVVRKQYSLSVFETPRDCVAVRRENEVESSVLSLHRVDETLGRNDI; the protein is encoded by the exons ATGATTCGTATCCTCCAAATCTCGATCCTCTGTTTCTTCCTCGTTGCCGGGATCTCGATCTCCTCCTCCGAAGAGGAGGAGGAGACTATCTACAAGATCCTCCAGGACAACGGACTCCCGTCGGGGATATTCCCTAAAGGCGTGACGGAATTCACCTTCGACGGCGAGACGGGACGGTTCTCCGTTTACTTGAACCAGTCGTGCGACGCCAAGTACGAGACGGAGCTTCGCTACGACACGAATATCACCGGAACGCTGAGCTCTGCTAACGTAACTGATTTGTCGGGAATATCGGCTCAGGATCTGTTCCTGTGGTTTCCGGTTAAAGGGATCCGTGTCGATGTCCCGAGCTCGGGGCTTATATACTTCGACGTTGGTGTCGTTCGCAAGCAGTACTCTTTGTCTGTGTTCGAGACGCCGAGAGATTGCGTCGCGGTTCGTCGTGAAAATGAG GTTGAATCTTCTGTGTTGTCATTGCATCGAGTAGATGAAACTCTTGGGAGAAACGATATTTAG
- the LOC106293249 gene encoding ubiquitin-like-conjugating enzyme ATG10: MDSAGEVVNDGKITLEGFSVAARAFADKWKRHNLSFPSWSWVSLINRTLLKKEECYLSLEKIIILSSLEGSAEEESLDVTADWWEKEESIDHTVLVQNVEDEAHYYDYHIVYSASYMVPMLYFRGYSSDGKPLSLDVIKRDLPSSSVSLLLESKWTFITQEEHPYLNRPWFKLHPCGTEEWIKLLSESSSSDGCQMPVELYLVSWFSVVGQVVGLRTPLEMLI, translated from the exons ATGGATTCAGCTGGAGAGGTCGTCAACGACGGCAAAATCACTCTCGAGGGTTTCTCTGTCGCTGCTCGAGCTTTCGCGGATAAATGGAAAAGACATAACCTTTCGTTCCCTTCATGGTCATGGGTTTCTCTGATCAATCGAACGCTACTTAAG AAGGAGGAATGTTACTTATCGCTAGAGAAAATCATCATTCTCAGCTCACTTGAG GGAAGTGCTGAGGAGGAGTCTTTAGATGTAACAGCTGATTGGTGGGAGAAGGAAGAATCAATTGATCACACGGTCTTG GTACAAAACGTTGAAGATGAAGCACACTACTATGATTACCATATCGTTTACAGTGCGTCATACATGGTTCCTATGCTGTATTTTCGTGGATACTCTAGTG ATGGAAAGCCTCTTTCTTTGGATGTTATCAAGAGAGATCTGCCTTCAAGCTCTGTTAGTCTTTTGCTGGAATCTAAGTGGACTTTTATAACACAGGAG GAGCATCCGTATTTGAACAGGCCGTGGTTCAAGCTGCATCCTTGTGGGACTGAGGAATGGATCAAGCTGCTTTCCGAAAGCAGCAGCTCTGATGGTTGTCAGATGCCAGTCGAGTTGTACTTGGTTTCATGGTTCTCTGTTGTCGGGCAGGTTGTTGGTCTTAGGACCCCTCTTGAGATGCTGATTTAG